The Salinispora tropica CNB-440 genome has a window encoding:
- a CDS encoding LLM class F420-dependent oxidoreductase, with amino-acid sequence MTVPLSGIPLADHAAVYRALDQAGFTDVWSAEVTGADAFTPLALAAAWAPRLRLGTAVTPVFTRGPGLLAMSAAALAETAPDRFALGIGASSPVIVQDWNAGEFSEPYRRTRDVLRFLRAALAGNTVDGAYDTFAVRRFTLERPPAVPPSLLLAALRPGMLRLAATEADGVILNWLAATDLPQVLGALGRRRAGFEVVARIFVCPTTDAGYARALGRRLITSYLTVPAYAEFHRWLGRAEVFDPMWTAWAAGDRRGAGAVVPDEVVDALVLHGSPQECRAQVQRYAAAGVDVPVLALLPTPELAAGEATALLDVIAGLGGGEPR; translated from the coding sequence ATGACGGTACCGTTGAGCGGGATCCCGCTGGCCGACCACGCCGCGGTCTACCGCGCACTCGACCAGGCCGGCTTCACCGATGTGTGGTCGGCCGAGGTGACCGGGGCGGACGCCTTCACGCCGCTGGCGCTGGCCGCCGCCTGGGCGCCGCGGCTGCGGCTGGGCACGGCGGTGACACCGGTCTTCACCCGAGGACCAGGTCTGCTCGCGATGAGCGCTGCCGCGCTCGCCGAGACCGCCCCCGATCGGTTCGCCCTCGGCATCGGCGCGTCATCGCCGGTGATCGTCCAGGATTGGAACGCCGGCGAGTTCAGCGAGCCGTACCGACGCACCCGTGACGTGCTCCGCTTCCTGCGCGCTGCCCTGGCCGGAAACACCGTCGACGGAGCGTACGACACCTTCGCCGTCCGGCGCTTCACCCTGGAACGCCCGCCGGCCGTACCCCCGTCGCTGCTGCTCGCCGCGCTGCGCCCCGGCATGCTGCGGCTCGCCGCCACCGAAGCCGACGGCGTGATCCTCAACTGGCTCGCCGCCACCGACCTACCGCAGGTGCTGGGCGCGCTCGGCCGGCGTCGCGCCGGCTTCGAGGTCGTCGCGAGGATCTTTGTCTGCCCGACCACGGACGCCGGGTACGCCCGCGCGCTGGGTCGCCGGCTCATCACCAGCTACCTGACCGTCCCGGCGTACGCGGAGTTCCACCGCTGGCTGGGGCGCGCCGAGGTCTTTGATCCGATGTGGACGGCATGGGCCGCGGGAGACCGGCGGGGCGCCGGTGCGGTGGTACCGGACGAGGTGGTGGACGCGCTCGTCCTGCACGGCAGCCCACAGGAGTGCCGGGCCCAGGTGCAGCGGTACGCCGCGGCCGGGGTTGACGTCCCCGTACTGGCGCTGCTGCCGACCCCCGAGCTGGCCGCGGGCGAGGCAACGGCGCTCCTCGACGTGATCGCCGGGCTGGGTGGGGGCGAGCCCCGATGA
- a CDS encoding maleylpyruvate isomerase N-terminal domain-containing protein, translating to MVEQPVGDPPELAPVRAAFRDECVRLAAELRDLTEADLDRPTNCPPWTVRDLLAHVHTGVGRLAGMLADPAPPHAQVDAAGYFGAAKFTPPVDADRIEGGHRVGRLLGATAFADDLDRAWRATLDAVDAQPPGRVVRTRHGDAMTMVEFLRTRVVEVGVHGLDLAAALDRRPWLTPAAATVVADLLTGGRPVPAALGWDRLTLIRKTTGRLPLTSAEQATVAAVDFRWLSFAP from the coding sequence GTGGTGGAGCAGCCCGTCGGTGACCCGCCGGAGCTCGCGCCGGTACGGGCGGCGTTTCGGGACGAGTGTGTCCGGCTCGCCGCCGAGCTGCGTGACCTGACCGAGGCCGACCTGGACCGGCCCACCAACTGCCCGCCGTGGACCGTCCGGGACCTGCTCGCCCACGTGCACACCGGCGTCGGCCGGCTCGCCGGGATGCTCGCCGATCCCGCCCCACCCCACGCGCAGGTCGACGCCGCCGGCTACTTCGGCGCGGCAAAGTTCACCCCGCCGGTGGACGCCGATCGCATCGAAGGTGGTCACCGAGTGGGACGGCTCCTGGGTGCCACGGCGTTCGCCGACGACCTGGACCGAGCCTGGCGGGCCACCCTCGATGCGGTCGATGCGCAGCCCCCCGGTCGGGTGGTCCGCACCCGGCACGGCGACGCGATGACAATGGTGGAGTTCCTGCGTACCCGGGTGGTCGAGGTGGGGGTGCACGGCCTCGACCTGGCCGCGGCGCTTGACCGGCGACCGTGGCTGACCCCGGCCGCCGCCACCGTCGTGGCCGACCTGCTCACCGGTGGCCGTCCGGTGCCGGCCGCCCTGGGCTGGGACCGGCTGACCCTGATCCGCAAGACGACCGGCCGGCTCCCGTTGACGTCCGCGGAGCAGGCAACCGTTGCCGCCGTTGATTTCCGCTGGCTGAGCTTCGCGCCCTGA
- a CDS encoding DUF1028 domain-containing protein encodes MTFSLVARSADGRLHGVVVASRFLAAGALVPAAEAEVGAIATQAHVNLAYRPQGLALLRTGVGAAGVVAGLVAADDERDHRQLGVVGATGPGACWTGPACRAWAGGQSGDGWAAQGNILAGPHVIDEVRDGWLGGLGLPFPQRLLAALRAGDEAGGDRRGRQSAGLLVVERGAGYAGTGDTLIDLRVDDHPDPVAELGRLLATHTRLFSRPDPGTLLTLTGTLAVEVAGLLTALGHPADPAAPQEALVAWAGLENLERRLVPGRIDPVVLEQLRRAAPHVPAPRAAGTPPAS; translated from the coding sequence GTGACTTTCTCCCTCGTCGCCCGCTCCGCCGACGGCCGACTGCACGGAGTCGTCGTGGCCAGCCGGTTCCTCGCCGCCGGGGCGCTGGTGCCGGCCGCGGAGGCCGAGGTGGGCGCGATCGCCACCCAGGCGCACGTGAACCTGGCCTACCGGCCGCAGGGCTTGGCGCTGCTACGGACCGGGGTTGGCGCGGCGGGCGTAGTCGCCGGACTCGTGGCCGCCGACGACGAACGCGACCACCGCCAGCTCGGTGTCGTGGGGGCGACCGGCCCGGGTGCCTGCTGGACCGGGCCGGCCTGTCGCGCCTGGGCGGGCGGGCAGTCCGGGGACGGCTGGGCTGCGCAGGGCAACATTCTCGCCGGTCCGCATGTAATCGACGAGGTCCGCGACGGCTGGCTCGGTGGCCTGGGGCTACCGTTCCCACAGCGGCTCCTGGCCGCGCTGCGCGCTGGGGACGAGGCGGGTGGGGACCGGCGCGGGCGGCAGAGTGCCGGGCTGTTGGTCGTCGAGCGGGGCGCCGGGTACGCCGGCACCGGTGACACCCTGATCGATCTGCGGGTCGACGACCACCCGGATCCGGTCGCCGAGTTGGGCCGGCTCCTCGCCACACACACTCGACTGTTCAGCCGCCCCGACCCGGGCACCCTGTTGACTCTCACCGGAACGCTCGCGGTCGAGGTGGCGGGTCTGCTCACCGCGCTCGGGCACCCCGCCGATCCGGCCGCTCCGCAGGAGGCGCTGGTCGCTTGGGCGGGCCTGGAGAATCTGGAGCGGCGACTGGTACCGGGCCGGATCGACCCGGTCGTGCTGGAGCAGCTGCGCCGGGCCGCCCCGCACGTTCCCGCGCCCCGCGCTGCCGGCACCCCGCCCGCGTCCTGA